One Pirellulales bacterium genomic window, GTGATTTCGGCATTCGTGTTACGATTGGACCACATCATCACGTTTGTCGCCTTGGGAATGGCGTGCGCTGCCGTTGCGCCGACACTGCCGCCGATTGCGAGGTTGCTCGCGAGCATCGGCATCGCGCGCGGCAAATCACCGGAAGATGCGGAATCGCCGCCTTCAGTAACCGAGTTAGCAGCCAATTTTCAGCGCATCAACTTTCAGTTGTTGGCAACAGGTTGGGCTGCTGCCGCCGTGTGTTGGAGCTGTGCCGGGCTCAGTTTGTGGGCAACCATGTGCGCCCTCGGAATTGATGCCGTCGGTCCGCTCCATGACTTTCCATTGCTCGTGGCGGCAGCCGCGTTTTCAGTCGTCGCGGGTTTCATGTCGCAGCTTCCCGCCGGGCTGGGCGTGCGCGATGCACTGCTGATGCAACTGCTCGTGCCAGTCTGCGGGGAAGCGAACGCGTTGGTTGTTGCCGTGTTACTGAGATTAGTTTGGCTGGTGTCGGAGGTGGTTATCTGTGGTATTCTATATATAGGTGGTGTAGCGCGTCACAGCCGATCTAATTGAGGCCTGTGCCGTCAATGGACTGTGGGAGGCCTCTCTGAGGCCGATGGCGTGTCGCATTGGATAGCGGATTCGGCGTCGGAGACGCCTTCCACAGTCTCGTGCACGGTGTGCTTCGCATACGCAAGGATTCGAGGAGTTGATTGCATCTCATGTCGTTGTCGGTCATCATTCCTGCTCTTAATGAGGCGGAGAGTTTGCCGCAGCTTGTGCGCGAGCTAAGCCTCGTGGCGGCGCAGCAAGGATACGATTTGCAGACGATTATTGTGGATGACGGCTCACGCGACGGCACTTGGCAGGTGATTCAACAGCTTGCCGCGGACGATCCCCGAATTCTGGGGATTCGAATGCGGCGCACGTTCGGCAAGGCGGCAGCGTTGAGCGCCGGGTTCCAAGCGGCTGACGGTGAGCGAATCGTTACGCTCGACGCCGATCTACAGGACAATCCGGCCGAGATCGCGAATCTGCTCGCCAAGTTGGACGAGGGCTATGACGTTGTGAGCGGTTGGAAACGCGAGCGATTCGATCCGTGGCACAAGGTACTTGCGTCGCGTATTTTCAATTGGCTTGTCAGCAATTTGATGGGCGTGCATCTGCACGATCACAACTGTGGGCTAAAGGCCTACCGTCGGGAAGTAATGCACGAAATTCGACTCTACGGCGAACTGCACCGCTTTGTGCCGGTGTTGGCGGCGGCCAAGGGATTCCGCGTGGGCGAGGTCGTCGTCGGTCACCGGCCGCGAAAATTCGGCCAGTCAAAATATGGTATGTCGCGGTTGAGTAAGGGCTTGCTCGACTTATTGACGGTCAAGTTTCTCGTGGGGTACGGTCAACGGCCACAACATATGCTCGGCACTTTCGGGCTGGCCGCGTTTCTGTTGGGAGGCTTGGGAATGGCTTGGTTGGCGGGGCATTGGGTCCTGTCGCGCACCCTGGCGGGTTGGTCACCGGTGCATTTGCACGAAACCGCTGCGTTGTTCTACTGTTT contains:
- a CDS encoding flippase-like domain-containing protein, yielding MTSQTLPSRRILVWVLRIAALLLVGWGVSGSVRGALEKLSRQDWHVQPGWLVLSGTLYAFGLVPMGWFWQRTLVALGSPTPLPAALRAYFLGHLGKYVPGKAMSVILRVATVRRWVPSMRIALVSALVETLTMMAVGALLAAVISAFVLRLDHIITFVALGMACAAVAPTLPPIARLLASIGIARGKSPEDAESPPSVTELAANFQRINFQLLATGWAAAAVCWSCAGLSLWATMCALGIDAVGPLHDFPLLVAAAAFSVVAGFMSQLPAGLGVRDALLMQLLVPVCGEANALVVAVLLRLVWLVSEVVICGILYIGGVARHSRSN
- a CDS encoding glycosyltransferase family 2 protein, which codes for MSLSVIIPALNEAESLPQLVRELSLVAAQQGYDLQTIIVDDGSRDGTWQVIQQLAADDPRILGIRMRRTFGKAAALSAGFQAADGERIVTLDADLQDNPAEIANLLAKLDEGYDVVSGWKRERFDPWHKVLASRIFNWLVSNLMGVHLHDHNCGLKAYRREVMHEIRLYGELHRFVPVLAAAKGFRVGEVVVGHRPRKFGQSKYGMSRLSKGLLDLLTVKFLVGYGQRPQHMLGTFGLAAFLLGGLGMAWLAGHWVLSRTLAGWSPVHLHETAALFYCLGLFIIGAQFLSVGLLGEMIAAHWVRDTDTYSIAEQ